From the Streptococcus sanguinis genome, the window GACAATGCAGATATGCGTTTGACAGAGCTGGGACGAGAAATTGGTCTGGTAGATGATGAGCGCTGGGCTCGTTTCGAGATTAAAAAGAATCAATTTGACAATGAAATGAAGCGTTTGGAATCCATCAAGCTAAAGCCTGTCAAGGAAACCAATGCCAAGGTAGAAGCACTTGGTTTTAAGCCTCTGACAGATGCAGTAACTGCCAAAGAATTTATAAGACGACCGGAAGTGTCTTATCAAGATGTGGTTCAGTTCATTGGTCCAGCTGCAGAAGAGCTTGATGAAAAGATTATCGAGTTGCTTGAGACAGAGATTAAGTACGAAGGCTATATTTCCAAAGCTCTTGATCAGGTTGAAAAGATGAAGCGCATGGAAGAGAAGCGGATTCCAGCAAATATTGACTGGGATGATATTGATTCGATTGCGACAGAAGCGCGGCAAAAGTTCAAGAAAATTAATCCAGAAACGATTGGTCAGGCAAGTCGTATTTCTGGTGTCAATCCAGCAGATATTTCTATTTTGATGGTTTACTTAGAAGGCAAGTCTAGAAGCATTTCTAAAAATCAAGCGAAGTAACTCTTGTAAAAGGCTTAGTTTCCTTTGGGAAGCAGCCTTTTTGTGTAAGTTTACAAGGGGTTGACAAGATTGTAAACTTTGAAAGACTGTTTTTCGCTTCCTTTACCCTTGTTAAATGCTTTGATTATTGGGAGAAATTCGCTTTTTTCTAGGATTTATGGTAAAATGGCGGAATAAGAGGTCTATGATGAAAAAATTTCGTTTTGCCCCAATTCACTTGGCGATGGCGGGTCTAATTTCCTTTATAATCTTAGCCATCTGTCTGAGGCTTTTCGGTGATAGTTTGGCCATGCTAGCTGCTCTCATGCTTGTGCTGGCTCTTTTGATTGTGCTTTTTATCCAGCAACAGAGAGTATCCGAGCTAGATGAGATTGAGCAGATTCATTATGTCAATCATCAAGCAGAAGGAAGCCTCGCTTCCTTGCTGGATAAGATGCCAGTTGGTGTCATTAAAATCAGTGAAGATAATGGTGATGTAGAGTGGTTTAATCCCTATGCAGAACTGATTTTTACAACTGAAGATGGTGATTTTGATGCTGATATGCTTAAGAATATCATGAAGGCTGCCTATTCAGATTCTGGTCATTATGCTACTGTTGGAGACAAGAAATATTCGGTTTACTTGGATCGTGCATCCAGTGTGTTTTATTTTTTTGATGCATCCAATGAATACGAAGCCACTGTTGGTCTGGTAACAACGCGCCCGGTGATCGGGATTATCTCGGTGGATAATTATGATGATTTGGAAGATGTCGTTTCTGATACGGATATCAGCCATATCAATAGCTTTGTAGCCAACTTCGTAGCAGAATTTTCTGAGCAGTTTCACATGTTTTACCGTCGGGTTGGCATGGATCGGTTCTATCTTTTTACGGATTACACAGTTCTGGAACAGCTGATGGAAAATAAATTTTCTATCATTGATCAATTTCGGACAGAAGCTAAAAATCGAGAGCTGTCACTGACACTCAGTATGGGCTTTTCTTATGGTGATGGCAATCATGATGAAATCGGTCGGGTAGCCCTGCTTAACCTCAACTTAGCTGAAGTTCGCGGTGGGGATCAGGCTGTCGTTAAAGAAAATAATGACAACATGAACCCAATCTTCTTTGGTGGAGGAACGGCGTCAGCTGTTAAGCGCACGCGCACCCGTACTCGGGCTATGATGACTGCGATCTCTGATAAGATTAAGAGTGTGGATCAGGTCTTTATAGTCGGACATAAAAATCTGGATATGGATGCCTTGGGTTCTTCTCTTGGTATGCAGCTCTTTGCTAGTAATATCATTGAGAAAGCTTATGTGGTTTATGATCCGTCCCAAATGGCTTCTGACATTGAGCGCTCCATTACAAAGCTCAAGCAGGAAGGGGCTGACTATCTGGTTCCGCTTTCTGAAGCAGTAAATATGGTGACCAATCGTTCGCTCTTGATTATGGTTGACCACTCCAAGATATCTCTGACGCTGTCTAAGGATTTCTTTGATCAATTCAGTCAGATTATCGTAGTCGACCACCATCGCCGTGATGAAGATTTTCCGGAAAATGCTGTGATTGCCTATATCGAAAGTGGGGCTAGCAGTGCCAGTGAGTTGGTAACGGAGCTGATTCAGTTCCAGAATTCTAAAAAGAATCGTCTCAGTAAGATGCAAGCCAGCATTCTCATGGCGGGGATTATGCTTGACACCAAAGGATTTTCATCTCGAGTCACCAGTCGGACCTTTGATGTGGCCAGCTATCTGCGGACTCGAGGCAGTGACAGTGTTGTGATTCAGGATATTTCCGCTACGAATTTTGAGGAATATCGTGCGATTAATGAGCTGATTTTAAACGGCAAGAAGATTTTGCCTAATGTCATTGTAGCAGCTGGTCCAGAAGAGAACACTTATGATACAGTTGTCATCAGTAAGGCAGCTGATACCATGCTCTCTATGTCAGGAATTGAGGCAACTTTTGTCGTGAGCAAGAATACCAAAGGTTATGTGTCTATTTCGGCTCGCAGTCGTAGCAAGATCAATGTTCAGCGAATTATGGAAAAGCTGGGCGGTGGCGGTCATTTCAATCTGGCGGCAGCTCAAATTGAAGGTAAAACAGTTTCTGAGGTTCTTCAGTCGCTGAATCAAGAAATTATGGACCAAGTCATTAAAGAAGAAGTAATAATAGACGAGGAGAAAAAAGGATGAAAGTAATTTTTTTAGCAGATGTAAAAGGCAAGGGCAAAAAAGGCGAAATCAAGGAAATGCCGACTGGCTATGCTCAAAATTTTCTGATTAAGAAAAACTTAGCCAAGGAAGCAACAGCGCAGGCTATCGGTGAACTGCGCGGCAAGCAAAAGTCCGAAGAAAAAGCCCACGCGGAACTAGTGGCAGAAGCTCAGGCTATTAAGGCTAAGTTAGCAGAAGAAGCTACTCTTGTTGAATTTACTGAAAAAGTTGGTCCGGACGGCCGCACCTTTGGCTCTATTACCAGCAAGAAAATAGCAGAAGAGCTGCAAAAGCAGTTTGGCATCAAAATTGACAAACGCCATATTAAGGTGGACTCACCGATTCGCTCCATTGGTCTGATCGATGTTCCAGTGAAAATTTATCAGGATATAACTGGGGTGATTCGTTTGCGAGTTAAAGAAGGATAATAGTGATTTGAAGGAAGGATTTACCGATGGCAGAGATTGATGAACTCCGAGCTCAGCCTCAGGATATTTTAGCGGAGCAGTCCGTTTTAGGAGCCATTTTCATTGATGAGAGCAAACTGGTCTTTGTTCGTGAGTATATCGAGCCTGCTGACTTCTTTAAGTATGCCAATCGCTTGATTTTCAAGGCTATGATTGACTTGGCTGACCGCGGGGATGCCATTGATGCAACGACTGTTCGCAATATTTTAGACAGTCAGGGTGACTTGCAGAATATCGGCGGTCTCAGCTACTTGGTGGAAGTGGTCAATTCTGTGCCAACCTCTGCCAATGCTGAATACTATGCTAAAATCGTTGCAGAAAAGGCCATTCTAAGGCGGTTGATTTCGCGTCTGACAGAGTCTATCAATCAAGCCTACGATGGTGACCGGCTGTCAGAGGAAATTATCGCCGGAGCTGAAAAAGCTCTGATTGATGTCAGTGAAACTGCCAACCGCAGTGGCTTTAAAAATATCCGTGATGTGCTGAACCTTAACTTTGGCAATCTGGAGGCTCGGTCTCTGCAGACATCAGATATCACTGGGATTGCGACTGGCTACCGTGAGCTGGACAAGATGACGACTGGTCTGCATGAGGAAGAATTAATCATTTTGGCGGCTCGGCCAGCGGTCGGAAAGACGGCCTTTGCCCTTAATATCGCTCAAAATATCGGAACCAAGCTGGATAAGACTGTAGCCATTTTCTCTCTGGAAATGGGGGCGGAGAGCTTGGTGGACCGGATGCTGGCTTCAGAAGGGGTGATTAATTCTCATTCCATTCGTACGGGGCAACTGACAGATGAAGAGTGGCAAAAATATACCATTGCGACAGCTAATCTGGCTAACGCTAGTATCTATATTGATGATACACCAGGGATTCGGATTACAGAGATTCGCTCGCGGGCTCGAAAACTGGCCCAGGAAACGGGCAATTTAGGCCTGGTCTTGATTGACTATTTGCAGCTGATTACAGGAACTGGCCGTGAAAACCGCCAGCAAGAAGTTTCGGAAATTTCCCGGCAGTTGAAAATCTTGGCTAAAGAGCTCAAGGTGCCGGTCATTGCGCTGAGTCAGCTCTCGCGTGGTGTGGAGCAGCGGCAGGATAAGCGACCAGTACTGTCTGATATTCGGGAATCAGGTTCCATTGAGCAGGATGCGGATATCGTTGCCTTCCTTTACCGGGATGATTATTATGATCGGGCTGGTGAGGAGGAAGAAGGCATTCCCAACAACAAGGTTGAAGTCATTATCGAGAAAAACCGGAGTGGAGCGCGTGGTACAGTAGAGTTAATTTTCCAGAAAGAGTATAATAAATTCTCAAGTATTTCCAAAAGAGAGGACGAATAAAGATGAGTGATGCATTTACAGATGTGGCAAAAATGAAAAAAATCAAAGAAGATATCAAGGCGCATGAAGGACAAATCGTTGAGATGACGCTGGAAAACGGTCGTAAGCGCCAAAAAAGCAAGCAAGGCCGTCTGATTGAAGTTTATCCATCTTTGTTTATCGTGGAATATTCCAATGAAGGCGGTCAGCCAGGGGAAATCTCCAATACCTATGTGGAGTCTTATACTTATTCTGACATTTTGACAGAAAAGAATCTCATCCGTTATTTTGATGAATAGAAAGGCCCAGCGGGTCTTTTTACTTATATTTGAAGCAATTCCTCAGTCAAATCGATGTATATAGAGGATGATAAGCAAAGAAAACAGGTGGTCATCATGATTAAAAATTTAGTTTTTGATTTGGGCAATGTTCTGATTGAATGGAATTCTAAGAAAATCCTGACATATTTTGAACCTGAGAAAGAGCGGCGGCAGGTCCTTAGACAGGCCATTTTTGAGTCAGGTGTCTGGCATAAGACAGACAAAGGAGAGCTGAGTTTGAAAGAAGCCTGTGAGGGAGTCCAGACTCAGCTAGATGCTTCCTATCATTCTGTCGTTAAGAATATCTTTTATCATTGGTATGAGGTTGTGCATGTTTACAGTGGTTTACAGGAAAGAATTCGGCTATGGGCTAATCAGGGCTATCGAATCTATATCTTGTCAACCACTTGTGAGATTTTTTATCATATTGAAAAAGCTGGTTTGTTGCCCATTTACTCACTGTTGTCGGGCTATATCCTTTCCTCAGAGGTAGGTGTCGTCAAGCCAGAAGCAGAGATTTACCAAAAGCTGTTAAAAAAATATAATCTGGATCCAGTAGAATCCGTCTTCATTGATGATATTCAGGCTAACTTAGATACGGCAGCTGAGCTGGGCTTTGAAACCATCTTATCCAC encodes:
- a CDS encoding DHH family phosphoesterase — its product is MVKWRNKRSMMKKFRFAPIHLAMAGLISFIILAICLRLFGDSLAMLAALMLVLALLIVLFIQQQRVSELDEIEQIHYVNHQAEGSLASLLDKMPVGVIKISEDNGDVEWFNPYAELIFTTEDGDFDADMLKNIMKAAYSDSGHYATVGDKKYSVYLDRASSVFYFFDASNEYEATVGLVTTRPVIGIISVDNYDDLEDVVSDTDISHINSFVANFVAEFSEQFHMFYRRVGMDRFYLFTDYTVLEQLMENKFSIIDQFRTEAKNRELSLTLSMGFSYGDGNHDEIGRVALLNLNLAEVRGGDQAVVKENNDNMNPIFFGGGTASAVKRTRTRTRAMMTAISDKIKSVDQVFIVGHKNLDMDALGSSLGMQLFASNIIEKAYVVYDPSQMASDIERSITKLKQEGADYLVPLSEAVNMVTNRSLLIMVDHSKISLTLSKDFFDQFSQIIVVDHHRRDEDFPENAVIAYIESGASSASELVTELIQFQNSKKNRLSKMQASILMAGIMLDTKGFSSRVTSRTFDVASYLRTRGSDSVVIQDISATNFEEYRAINELILNGKKILPNVIVAAGPEENTYDTVVISKAADTMLSMSGIEATFVVSKNTKGYVSISARSRSKINVQRIMEKLGGGGHFNLAAAQIEGKTVSEVLQSLNQEIMDQVIKEEVIIDEEKKG
- the rplI gene encoding 50S ribosomal protein L9 codes for the protein MKVIFLADVKGKGKKGEIKEMPTGYAQNFLIKKNLAKEATAQAIGELRGKQKSEEKAHAELVAEAQAIKAKLAEEATLVEFTEKVGPDGRTFGSITSKKIAEELQKQFGIKIDKRHIKVDSPIRSIGLIDVPVKIYQDITGVIRLRVKEG
- the dnaB gene encoding replicative DNA helicase, which codes for MAEIDELRAQPQDILAEQSVLGAIFIDESKLVFVREYIEPADFFKYANRLIFKAMIDLADRGDAIDATTVRNILDSQGDLQNIGGLSYLVEVVNSVPTSANAEYYAKIVAEKAILRRLISRLTESINQAYDGDRLSEEIIAGAEKALIDVSETANRSGFKNIRDVLNLNFGNLEARSLQTSDITGIATGYRELDKMTTGLHEEELIILAARPAVGKTAFALNIAQNIGTKLDKTVAIFSLEMGAESLVDRMLASEGVINSHSIRTGQLTDEEWQKYTIATANLANASIYIDDTPGIRITEIRSRARKLAQETGNLGLVLIDYLQLITGTGRENRQQEVSEISRQLKILAKELKVPVIALSQLSRGVEQRQDKRPVLSDIRESGSIEQDADIVAFLYRDDYYDRAGEEEEGIPNNKVEVIIEKNRSGARGTVELIFQKEYNKFSSISKREDE
- a CDS encoding Veg family protein produces the protein MSDAFTDVAKMKKIKEDIKAHEGQIVEMTLENGRKRQKSKQGRLIEVYPSLFIVEYSNEGGQPGEISNTYVESYTYSDILTEKNLIRYFDE
- a CDS encoding HAD family hydrolase, producing MIKNLVFDLGNVLIEWNSKKILTYFEPEKERRQVLRQAIFESGVWHKTDKGELSLKEACEGVQTQLDASYHSVVKNIFYHWYEVVHVYSGLQERIRLWANQGYRIYILSTTCEIFYHIEKAGLLPIYSLLSGYILSSEVGVVKPEAEIYQKLLKKYNLDPVESVFIDDIQANLDTAAELGFETILSTSETENIRAMEDLLTVKGKFD